A section of the Nitrospira sp. genome encodes:
- a CDS encoding class GN sortase — protein MTRRRLRTRLLTGLMVSLLAFGLWQIGEGSWIVTKARLAQYLLQRAWTRALAGELSPKPWPWADTWPIARLQMERLSVDEIVLAGAYGRTLAFGPGHVSSSALPDSPGSVILTGHRDTHFHFLKQVRLGDRVALTGTDGNRVHYRVTEQRVLDSRRDGIPMTQEGQDVVFVTCFPFDALTPGGPLRYIVRAERVD, from the coding sequence ATGACTCGGCGTCGACTGAGGACCCGCCTGCTGACGGGGTTGATGGTGAGCTTGCTCGCCTTCGGTCTCTGGCAGATTGGGGAAGGATCCTGGATCGTGACAAAGGCCAGGCTCGCGCAGTATCTCCTGCAGCGGGCCTGGACCCGCGCACTGGCCGGTGAACTCAGCCCGAAGCCATGGCCGTGGGCCGATACCTGGCCGATCGCACGCTTGCAGATGGAACGACTCTCCGTGGATGAGATCGTCCTGGCCGGGGCCTATGGGCGAACCCTGGCGTTCGGGCCCGGCCATGTCAGTTCCAGCGCGTTACCGGATAGCCCCGGCAGCGTGATTCTCACTGGCCACCGGGACACACACTTTCACTTTCTGAAACAGGTGCGTCTCGGCGATCGAGTGGCTCTCACCGGCACGGATGGAAACAGGGTTCACTATCGCGTCACGGAACAGCGAGTGTTGGATTCGCGGCGGGATGGGATTCCCATGACACAGGAGGGGCAAGACGTGGTCTTCGTCACCTGTTTTCCATTTGACGCCCTCACCCCGGGCGGTCCGCTACGCTATATCGTGCGCGCCGAACGAGTAGACTGA
- a CDS encoding marine proteobacterial sortase target protein yields MLATLSAAYRQRSGPFAARLMLGAVLCIWGAAAPPPAADSAEPPATVTTGVIPTMGLNDVTEGALLFRTDPTGRYTPAPILHTDVQIAVTGTIVRATVRQEFTNPSTRKGDWLEGIYVFPLPETAAVDHLRMKVGERVIEGQIKERGEAKRSYEQAKQEGKRTSLVEQERPNIFTTSVANIGPGERVVVEIEYQETVRYENGQFQLRFPMAVGPRYIPGTPVIIEGQPPSGSGTMPDTDRVPDASRITPPVQAPHDGPVNPLSLSVTLSPGFPTEQIESPYHPIITIPDADQGYQVSLKEETVPADRDFQLTWRQAPRTEPLATVFTEQKNGDTYALLMLVPPTQLDAKAPRVPRDLTFIIDTSGSMAGASIAQAKSSLVAALTRLTAQDRFNIIQFNNQVRSLFATPQPVTTTTIKQAVRYTEHLTADGGTEVVPALRQALKSPQDTSRLQQLILLTDGQIGNEDELFELLHHRVGARRLFTIGIGATQNSYLMRKMAEFGRGTFTYIGKIDEVKEKLDALFKKLERPVLSDITLDGTGWSTLESYPAMIGDLYEGEPIVLAIKAGSLPGQATLRGKAGASSWTLPVSFHHAAAQSGLSINWARQKIAALMDETYKGNLDDAVRKAVLDVALTHHLVSRYTSLVAVDVTPARPTDSPTEQDRAMNLARVQGQASLAGLPKTATGVQLHILLGLTGLLSAALLWKLRTTI; encoded by the coding sequence TCTGCATATGGGGAGCGGCGGCGCCGCCGCCAGCAGCCGACTCCGCCGAACCGCCCGCCACCGTAACGACGGGAGTCATTCCGACCATGGGGCTCAATGACGTCACGGAAGGAGCCTTGCTGTTCAGGACCGATCCAACTGGCCGATATACCCCCGCCCCAATCCTACACACCGACGTGCAAATCGCCGTCACCGGCACCATCGTCCGCGCGACGGTCAGGCAGGAATTCACCAACCCCAGCACACGCAAGGGTGACTGGCTGGAGGGGATCTACGTTTTTCCACTACCGGAGACCGCGGCAGTCGACCATCTGCGCATGAAGGTCGGTGAGCGTGTGATTGAAGGGCAGATCAAGGAGCGGGGCGAGGCCAAGCGCAGCTATGAACAGGCCAAACAGGAAGGGAAACGCACCAGCCTCGTGGAGCAGGAACGTCCGAATATCTTCACAACCTCTGTGGCGAACATCGGGCCCGGCGAACGGGTCGTCGTCGAGATCGAATACCAGGAGACCGTCCGATATGAGAATGGACAATTTCAGCTCCGCTTTCCTATGGCAGTGGGACCACGCTACATCCCGGGTACGCCGGTAATCATCGAAGGCCAACCGCCCAGCGGATCGGGCACGATGCCGGATACCGACCGCGTCCCCGATGCCTCACGCATCACCCCGCCCGTACAGGCACCGCACGACGGCCCTGTGAATCCCTTGAGCCTGTCCGTCACACTCAGCCCGGGCTTCCCCACAGAGCAGATCGAGTCGCCCTATCACCCCATCATTACGATCCCCGACGCAGATCAGGGCTACCAGGTCAGTCTCAAAGAGGAGACCGTCCCGGCCGATCGTGACTTTCAACTGACCTGGCGCCAGGCCCCACGAACCGAGCCGCTGGCGACAGTCTTCACGGAGCAGAAGAACGGCGACACCTATGCCCTCCTCATGCTCGTCCCACCAACCCAGCTTGACGCCAAGGCGCCGCGGGTGCCTCGCGACCTCACCTTCATCATCGACACCTCTGGTTCGATGGCCGGCGCGTCGATCGCACAGGCCAAGAGTTCGTTGGTTGCAGCGCTGACGCGGCTGACCGCCCAGGACCGCTTCAACATTATTCAGTTCAACAACCAGGTCCGATCACTCTTCGCCACCCCGCAGCCGGTGACGACCACCACCATCAAGCAGGCCGTTCGGTACACCGAACACCTCACAGCCGACGGAGGCACCGAGGTGGTGCCGGCGCTTCGTCAAGCATTGAAGAGTCCGCAAGATACCTCCAGACTGCAGCAACTCATTCTCCTCACCGATGGTCAAATCGGGAACGAAGACGAACTCTTCGAACTCTTGCACCATCGTGTGGGCGCCAGACGTCTGTTCACCATCGGGATCGGCGCCACTCAAAATAGCTACTTGATGCGGAAGATGGCGGAGTTCGGCCGCGGCACCTTCACCTACATCGGCAAGATCGACGAGGTGAAGGAAAAGTTGGACGCGCTGTTCAAGAAACTGGAGCGGCCGGTGCTCAGCGACATCACGTTGGACGGGACCGGCTGGTCGACTCTGGAATCCTATCCCGCCATGATCGGCGATCTCTACGAGGGCGAACCGATTGTCCTCGCGATCAAAGCCGGCTCGCTCCCCGGACAGGCGACATTGCGCGGAAAGGCGGGCGCCTCATCCTGGACACTTCCAGTCTCGTTTCACCATGCGGCAGCCCAGAGTGGGCTTTCCATCAACTGGGCCAGGCAAAAAATTGCAGCCCTCATGGACGAGACCTACAAGGGGAATCTCGACGACGCCGTTCGCAAGGCGGTGCTCGACGTCGCGCTGACGCATCACCTCGTCAGCCGATACACGAGCCTCGTTGCGGTCGATGTGACACCGGCCAGGCCGACCGATTCACCAACCGAACAGGACCGCGCCATGAATCTGGCGCGCGTGCAGGGCCAGGCTTCTCTGGCCGGCCTGCCAAAAACCGCAACCGGTGTGCAGTTACATATCCTGCTCGGGCTTACGGGGCTCTTGTCTGCCGCCCTGCTGTGGAAACTCAGGACGACGATCTGA